In a single window of the Tribolium castaneum strain GA2 chromosome 8, icTriCast1.1, whole genome shotgun sequence genome:
- the LOC100142452 gene encoding alpha-tocopherol transfer protein-like, protein MSFKLMDVSSEYAKDARLSPQDVKTLSDWLETEPHLPKATELQLILFLQSCYYDIEAAKKAIDNFFTVRTQCPEIFGAPTIETLKRELTVCSINFLPEKTPEGYVVVVMKMIDTRPENYNCVNQINLMDSIMMLYLHQHGTCNGIVSISDMQGISFGHMTRMNLGAIKKQLFYVQEGAPLRIKGMHHINIVPFTDKLMAMVKPFMKKELTDLLYFHNSMEGLYKHVPKKILPKEYGGDAPSLEFLHEQSCKNVLENMEFFKWLDSFKVDETKRPEQPKNDCILL, encoded by the exons atgtcTTTCAAACTGATGGACGTGAGCTCGGAATATGCCAAAGACGCCCGCCTCAGCCCCCAGGACGTGAAAACCCTCTCCGATTGGCTAGAAACTGAGCCCCATTTGCCCAAAGCCACCGAACTCCAACTCATCCTTTTCCTCCAGAGTTGTTACTACGACATCGAGGCTGCGAAAAAAgcaattgacaattttttcacaGTTCGGACACAATGTCCCGAAATTTTCGGAGCTCCAACTATAGAAACACTCAAACGTGAATTAACCGTTTG TTCGATTAATTTCCTCCCTGAGAAAACACCAGAAGGCTATGTTGTTgttgtaatgaaaatgattgaTACACGACCTGAAAATTACAACTGTGTAAATCAAATAAACCTGATGGATTCGATAATGATGCTGTATTTGCACCAACATGGCACTTGTAACGGAATTGTGTCAATTTCGGACATGCAAGGCATTAGTTTCGGGCACATGACACGAATGAATCTAGGAgctattaaaaaacaattgttttatgTTCAG GAAGGCGCTCCTCTGCGCATCAAAGGAATGCATCACATTAATATTGTCCCGTTCACTGACAAACTCATGGCCATGGTCAAACCTTTCATGAAGAAGGAACTAACAGATTTG CTCTATTTTCATAATTCTATGGAAGGGTTGTATAAACATGtacctaaaaaaattttaccgAAGGAATATGGTGGTGATGCTCCGTCACTTGAATTCTTACATG aacaaAGTTGCAAAAATGTATTGGAAAAtatggaatttttcaaatggttGGATTCGTTCAAAGTCGATGAAACCAAACGGCCCGAACAACCAAAAAATGATTGTATACTTTTGTGA
- the LOC655941 gene encoding alpha-tocopherol transfer protein-like: MHHCKPCFIAALITILMFVAFMVSLGLTTGRAPPKTARMSFDLMDVEKEYAKDNRLSPQDVKILADWMEKQPHLPKATELQLILFLQSCYYRIEVAKNAIDNFFTVRTLCPDIFGAPPIEILKRELTVGSINFLPEQTPEGYRVVLMKLIDTRPEHYHCVSEINFTDLTLMLNLHQQGTCNGLVAIMDMKGLTFGHLTRFNLVAIKKHLFYVQEAVPVRIKGIHHINIVPFTDKIIAMVKPFMKKELIDLLHFHNSMDSLFKFVPKHVLPKDYGGEAPSLETLHEQNAKNLLENMDFFKWMDTLKVDETKRPGKPKNAGSIFGVDGTFKKLEVD, from the exons ATGCATCATTGTAAACCTTGTTTTATTGCTGCGTTAATAACAATCTTAATGTTCGTTGCTTTCATGGTCAGTTTAGGTTTGACAACAGGACGTGCACCACCGAAAACTGCAAg AATGTCTTTCGATCTGATGGACGTTGAAAAAGAGTACGCCAAAGACAACCGGCTCAGCCCCCAGGACGTGAAAATCCTCGCCGACTGGATGGAAAAACAGCCCCATTTGCCCAAAGCCACCGAACTCCAGCTCATCCTTTTCCTCCAGAGTTGTTACTACAGAATCGAGGTTGCGAAAAATGCAatcgataattttttcacagttCGAACTCTATGTCCCGACATTTTCGGGGCTCCACCAATCGAAATATTAAAACGTGAATTAACAGTTGG tTCGATTAATTTCCTCCCTGAGCAAACACCAGAGGGCTATAGGGTGGTTTTAATGAAGTTGATTGACACACGACCTGAACATTACCACTGTGTGAGTGAGATAAATTTCACGGACTTGACATTGATGCTGAATTTGCACCAACAAGGCACTTGTAACGGACTTGTGGCCATTATGGACATGAAAGGGCTCACTTTTGGGCACCTGACTAGGTTTAATTTGGTGGCGATTAAGAAACACTTGTTCTATGTTCAA GAAGCCGTCCCTGTCCGAATTAAGGGCATACACCACATTAATATTGTCCCTTTCACTGATAAAATCATAGCCATGGTCAAGCCCTTCATGAAGAAGGAACTAATCGATTTG CTCCATTTTCACAATTCTATGGATtcgttgtttaaatttgtccCTAAGCATGTTTTGCCTAAGGATTATGGGGGCGAAGCTCCGTCGCTTGAAACATTGCACG AACAAAACGCCAAAAATCTTTTGGAAAacatggatttttttaaatggatgGATACGCTCAAAGTTGACGAGACTAAAAGGCCCGGGAAACCGAAAAATGCTGGAAGTATTTTCGGTGTTGATGgtactttcaaaaaattggaagttGATTAA